The segment GTCCGGCATAGAAAATTTTTATAGGTTGATTTTCTTCCGTTTTTAATTCCATTTCAGAAATACTATGATCGGGGAAATTGCGATATAAAAAGCATTTTTTATCCGGAAATAAAGTATGAACGTGTGTGATAATTTCGTTGGATTGCCCTAAAATCAAAGTCGCTTTTTTATAAATGTAGCGTTCAAAAAACAACGAGAATTTATGCGATAATGAACCTTTTTTCAAAGCACCCAATTCGATAGCGGCTAATGGCCATAAATCGGAAATGTTCAAAATTATTTTTTTGTTTTTTAGCGAAAGCACAAAAACCGAAATAAAAGACAATAATAAAGGTGGCGATTGAATCACTACTTTCTTTGGTATTTTTTTGAATAACAAATAGAAAAATAAGGTTACCGAAAATGACAAAACAGAAATAATTCGAACCAATAAATTTTTGCTGACACTTGGATAAATCCAAAGACGTTTAACCGTAATACCATCACGATTTTCAGTTACCGAAAACTTACCTCTATATTCCGGAAATAATGCTCCTTTTGGGTAATTTCCAAGTGGGCAGATAACCGAAACTTTATAATTATTTTGATTTAATTTCAAAGCCAACTGCTCAATTCTATTGGCAGCTGCGCCTTTTTCCGGCGGATAATAATTGGATATGATTAGAATTTCTTTCATGTAAGCACAATATTAAACTTTGCGCCTTTGCGCCTTTGCGAGAGATTATTTGGTTAGTAAAACAGCAATTATTCTTTCGGAAGCTTTACCATCCCAAAGCTCTGGAATTCCCGCTTTTCTTGGGCCATTTGCCAGAAATTCTCCAAATACTTTTTTTAAATTTTCAATCGAAGTCCCCACTAATGTATTTGTACCGATGTTCTGTGTTTCGGGTCTTTCGGTATTGTTCCGCATCGTAAAACACGGAATTCCCAAAACGGTAGTTTCTTCCGAAATGCCACCTGAATCGGTAATGACAGCAAAACTGTTTTTGATTAAATACATGAAGTTCAGATAACCTTGTGGTTCAACAAAAAGGATGTTTTTCAAATTCAGATTTTGTTCACCTAAGATCGCTTTAGTTCTGGGATGAATTGGGAAAATAATTTTTTTATCACCAACCATTTTGTCAATGCCAGCTAATAAATTCACTAACGATTTTTCTTCATCAACATTTGCCGGACGATGCAATGTTAAGACTATATAATTACCGGCTTCTAAATCAAATTTGTTCCAAAAACTTGGCGCAGAAATTCTGTCTAAATTTTGGTATAAAGTATCAATCATCACGTTGCCCACAAAATGAATTGCAGAAGGTTCGGCACCATACTTTAAGAGATTTTCTCCTGCCCAAGTTGAGGTTGTAAAAAAATAATCGGTAATGCTATCCGTTACAATTCTGTTGATTTCTTCGGGCATTGTCATGTCTCCGGAACGAATTCCGGCTTCAACGTGTGTGACTTTTATGTTTAATTTTTTGGCAACAATAGCACACGCCATAGTCGAATTGACATCACCAACTACCAAAACCAAATCACATGGATTTTGCAACAACTCTTCTTCAAAGGCAATCATGATGGCAGCAGTTTGCACCGATTGGGAACCGCTTTTGACTTCGAGATTTGCATTTGGATGTGGAATGTTCAATTCCTCAAAAAACGTATCGCTGAGGTTTTTATCGTAGTGTTGGCCTGTGTGAACTAAACGATAGGAAAGTTTAGCTCCTTCGTTTTGCTTTTTTTCTATCGCTTTGATAATGGGCGCGATTTTTATAAAGTTAGGTCTTGCTCCTGCGACTATTGTGATTTTCATTTTTTTTGTCATTGCGAGGAACGAAGCAATCTCACTCTTCGTTCTTTCGTTAATTTATTTTATCAATGAAACAAACTGTTTCAATTTTCCACTTTTGCTGCGTTCTAGTTTTTCTTTACGGTTAAATGAAAAAGTCAGACCACTTTCTAAATAAGTTGTAATGGCTTTTTCAATTTGTTGAATTTGAGCTTCGGTTAATTCTAATTCACTTACATATTCGATGTCAAAAGTATCGATTTTGGTTTGTTTTATCACAAATTCTTTGACATTTCCATCGTCTTCGATGATGCTTTTGGTAACATAATAAAAGGTTAATCCCGGGGATTTTTTTCCGCTTGGCAAAACAGCAATATCGTTGGTTCGACCAATTAGTTTCTTAAGAATCGGTTTTTTAGAAGTACTTTTTTCGTCTAAAATTCCAACATCGCCAATATCATATCGGATAAACGGATGCGCTTTATTATATAATGATGTTATCACAATTCGGCCTTCTTTGCCATTTGGTAAAACGTTGTTTTCCTCATCTAAAATTTCTACAAAAATGGTTTCAGAATTCACCTGCCATTCGCCTTCCGGGTTTTGGAACGCAATCAAATCAAGTTCAGAGGCGCCATATTCATTGACAACCGGAACGCCAAATTGTTTTTCGAGCAGTATTTTATCATCATCAAAAAGCATTTCAGAGGTTACAATGCAACATTTTAGTGTTGGGCAAACCGATGTTAAAACAATATTTTTCTTTTGTAAAAATTTGGCAAATAAAACTATCGAACTGGTATAGCCATTGATATAATCGAATTTTTTATTTTGAAATTTGGTTAAGACTTTTTCTAAAACAACATCAGATAAATCAAAAATGGTAAAACGATAACGATGGCTCAACAAGTCTTTGATACGCTCTTTTTTATTTCCGATAAAATCTAATGGGATTCCATAAAAACGGGCTTGTAAGGACGAATTAAAATCAATTCCAAACCAACCGAAACGATAAATGATATTAGACCAGGTCAAGGCATGACAAAATTTATCTTTGGCAAAAATAAAAGGATCACCACTTGAGCCAGAGGTTTTGTTTACATAAACAGTTGATGGAGTATATCCTTCGGAAAGCCTTTCTGACAAAGGTTTTTGAAATTCTTTTTTAGTCATTATCGGAAGCTCATTCCAATTGTCAAAAGAACTTTTTCCAACAAAGTCCTGATACGATTTGTTGTGTTTTAAATGATACTCAACGATTGCAGCCTTCTTTTGATTTACATAATTTTCATACTCAATTTCCGAAACAGCCAGAATTTTTTCCAATTCGACAGACGCTTCCTTCATAGGAAAGCCATTTAGTAAAAGCGAAAAATTGAAAAAGTTGAACATAAAGACAATAAAAAAGGGCTAACGAATGTCAGCCCTTAAAAATACTATTTTATTTGTAATTAATTTTTAAGAATTTTAATCACGTCTTTTGTGTTATCTGAGCTTAATTCGAAGAAATAAGCACCAGTTGAAAGAGAAGAAATATCCAATGTGTTTTCAATTCCGTTTAATGATTTAGTCATAACGATTTTACCTGTTACATCTGTAACGGATAAATTATATGAATCTGCATTTTCAGCAGCGATTGTAACTGTTGAAATTGCAGGATTTGGGAATACTTTAAATTTAGCAGCATTAAAACTTGGAGTTCCTAAAGTATTATTAAATTTAAATGCACCTCCTACACCAGTCGTAGCAAAACCTCCACCCCAACCAAGAGTATCGCTTTTTAAAGCTAAGCACGTGTGTGACAACCCGTCAATAGCTGTCCAGGTAAGACCATTATTCAAACTGTAAGAAGATCCGAAATTCCCATCTGATGAACCTCCGGTTACAAGCATTCCGGGACCTGCAAAAGCAAGTGCTCCATGAAATATTCCTGTCCCAAATGTAACAGGTGTCCAGGTTGCACCACCATCAGCTGTACGAAATAATTCTGTTTCTAAAAAAGTTGGAGTTGGTAAACCGTCATAAGTTTCTTTTAAAATAAAACCATTGTTATTATCAGAAAAAGCAAATTCAGCAATAGATGTTGTATCAGTACCACCGCCAAAATCAGGAATAGGGGTAGTAATTTTTGTCCAATTTAAACCTTTGTCGGTAGAACGCATTAATTCACCGCCATCAGTTCCGAACCAAACAGTATTTCCGTTCGCATAATATTTACCAGTATAACCATAATCAGTAGCTGAAGCAGCGATGTTAGCTGATGGAGTTCTTGTCCAATTAGTTCCTCCATTTGTAGTGGTATAAATTTCAAAATAACCACCTCTTTTATCACCCATACAAACACCATTGTTAGCATCAAAGAAATAAACAAAATTGCAAAATGAAAGACTTGGGGACGAAGAGAATGCTGCAGTCGTTTGTCTGGTCCAAGTTGTACCACCATCAATTGTTTTGTATACACCTTGTTGTGCTGATGTTGAACCTGTTGGAAATGTAGAAACCCAAGCAGTACTCGCATCAACTGCAGTTATGTTTCCGATACCTAAACCTGTTGTATTACCAACACCAATAGAACCGGTTGTCCAGTTTGTACCACCATTAATGGTTTTTGAAAATGTTTGATGATTTGTTGCGGTAACTCTTTGAACTAATGCCCATGCAATATTAGCATCAACCACAGCAATATCTCCTGTGTATGAACCGTCAACAGGGAAATTAGTGTTTTGTGTTGTCCACGAAACCTGAGCATTTGAAGTAAATGCAAATACTAATAAAGAGAAAAGTAATAATTTTTTCATAAGTTCAATTTTATATATTAAAAAACAAAAATAATCTTTTTTTCCAAGCAAGATGAAAATTTAATAAACCATTAATATTTAAAAGTTATTTTTGCAATCAAAATAAATAATGATGGTTATTTTACTACTTGGTTCAGGCGGAAGAGAACATGCTTTGGCATTTAAAATGCTTCAAAGTCCAATTTGCTCAACACTTTTTGTTGCACCAGGAAATGCGGGAACTGCTTCAATAGCAACAAATGTTTCTATTAATCCAAATGATTTTAATGCAATAAAATCGTTCTCGATTCAGGAAAAAGTCGACATGGTTGTCGTTGGTCCTGAAGATCCATTAGTGCTAGGGATTTATGATTTCTTTAAAAATGATTCAGAGCTAAATCATATTCCGGTTATTGGGCCATCAAAACTCGGAGCTCAATTAGAAGGAAGTAAAGAGTTTGCCAAAGAATTTCTAGTTAAACACAAGATACCGACAGCAGCCTATGATAGTTTTACGGCAGCAACTGTCGAAAAAGGATGCAAATTTTTAGAAACATTGCAACCACCATACGTATTAAAAGCCGATGGATTAGCAGCAGGGAAAGGTGTTTTAATTCTTAACGATTTAGAAGAAGCGAAAACAGAATTACGAAATATGCTGGTTCATGCCAAATTCGGAAATGCAAGTGCCAAAGTGGTTATCGAAGAATTTCTTGACGGAATTGAATTGAGTTGTTTTGTATTGACAGACGGGAAAAGCTATAAAGTTCTGCCAACAGCCAAAGATTATAAACGAATTGGAGAAGGCGATACAGGTTTAAATACAGGCGGCATGGGAGCAATTTCCCCGGTGCCATTTGCAGATGCCGTTTTGCTTGAAAAAATAGAAACCCGAATTGTAAAACCAACAGTTGAAGGTTTACAAAAAGACGGAATTGAGTACAAAGGTTTTGTTTTTATTGGACTAATCATTGTTAAAGGCGAGCCAATAGTTATTGAATACAACGTCAGAATGGGTGATCCCGAAACGGAAGTTGTAATTCCGAGAATTAAATCCGATTTAGTCGAATTATTTCAAGCTGTTGCCAATGAGAAACTGAATGAAGTCTCGTTAGAAATTGACGAAAGAAGTGCCACAACAGTAATGGTAGTTTCCGGCGGTTATCCTGAAGATTATGATAGAGGCTTTGAAATTTCAGGAATAGAAAACATTCAGGATTCACTTGTTTTTCACGCAGGGACAAAACTTGAAAATGGAAAAGTCGTAACCAATGGAGGAAGAGTCATAGCCATCACTTCTTTTGGGAATGATTTCAAAGAAGCCATAAAAAAATCTTACCAAAATATAGACAAGCTAAATTTTGATAAGATGTATTTTAGAAAAGATATTGGCTTCGACTTACTTTAAGAAAGAATGAGCCGTTGTATCTTGGTCTTCTTCGTTGTTGGCTCTGTGTTTTGCTAATTCCTGACACCAGTAAACAGTGTAGTATGCACAAACTATTATTAGTGTCCAGCTAACAATGTTAGCCAACCACCAGTTGCTTAACTCTAAAGAGCGTAAAAAATCTAGTGGTTTGAATAAAAAGTCTACAAATAAAGATTGAATGCCTTCAAAAAATGCTCTCATTTTATAAAATGTTATATTTACAGCACAAATGTATAAAATATCCTTATGATAACAAGCGTTTTTAAAAAATCTACTTTGCTAAATAATGCTTTGGTGGTAGTTTTGTTGCTGCTTTTCTTTTTTATGTATCAGTCAAGCGATTTGTTGTCAACAATTTCGTCCCATGGATTTTCAAAAACAGCAACACTTGTCTTGTTATTATTGACTTCTTTTTTTCTGGTGAATTTTACAGTAAAAAAGAATAACCTGACCAAAAACAGTAGTTATACCATTTTATTTTTCTTATTGTTTCTGCTCATTTTCCCATCCATATTCAATAATTCTAATTTATTGTTTGCCAATTTTTTTCTGCTTATGGCTGTTCGAAGATTGATTTCTTTGCAAACATTAAAAGCGCCAAAAGAAAAGATTTTTGATGCTTCGATGTGGATTTTTATTGCCAGCTTGTTTCATTTTTGGTGTATCCTTTTTATTATTCTGGTCTATATTTCGATATTTTTTCACGTTTCAAGAGATTTCAGAAACTGGCTTTTGCCATTTGTGGCGTTTTTTGCAACAGCAGTTATATTCATGGTTTCTGCTTTGGCGTTCGATAAAACATGGATTACACATATCATAACTCAGACGCAAACTAATTTTGAACTGGATTATTTTACAAATAATTATCAAAATATAGCGCTCTCGTTTTTTGTTGTGATTGCCCTGTATTTTTTATTCTCACTAATTTTTTCTTTGACAAATAAACCACTGATTTTGCAGGCTTCTTATAAGAAAATGATTTTTGGATTTTTAATCGGAGTAACGATTTTTTTGATTTCGCCCGATAAAAACAACGAAATGTTGATCTTTACATTTATGCCATTATCAGTGATGTGTACCACAAACATTGAATATTCACAAAGCAAAATGTATCAGGAAATCGTGTTGTTGTTGCTTATTTTGGGATGCTCGTTTAGCTATTTCTCCCAACTATAATTTACTTCCATAAGCCAAATCACCGGCATCACCAAGACCGGGAACTATATAGTTTTTCTCGTTAAGTTTTTCATCAATCGCAGCTATCCAAAGATGACAGTTGTCAGGAAGATTTTTTTGAAGATAGGCGATGCCTTCCGGTGCCGCAATTACAACCGCAATATGAATTTCTTTTGGTTTTTGTTCCAAATGCAATTTGTGTAAAACTGCCACAATCGATTGTCCTGTGGCCAACATAGGATCAATCAAAATCAGATTTTTATTTTCGAAAGATGGTGCAGCTTGGTATTCAACCAAAATATCAAACTTATCATCGTTGTCATAATGATGGCGGTACGCCGAAACAAAACCGTTTTCAGCATTGTCAAAAATATTCATAAAGCCTGTATGCAATGCCAATCCGGCACGAAGAATCGAACATAAAACCACGTGATCAGCAATGGTTGTGGTGTGTTTGATGCCAAGCGGCGTTTGAACGTCAATAGCTTTATATTCCAGAGTTTTACTCAGTTCATACGCCATAATTTCACCAATTCGTTCAATGTTCTTTCGGAAACGCATGCTGTCTTTCTGAATATTGACATCGCGAATTTGCGCCAAAAAATGATTAAGAATACTGCTGTTTTCCGAAATATTGTGAATATGCATGAATGTGGAATTTGTATGTTTAGGTAAAAGTATAAAAACTATCTTTGCACTCGAGACCTTTTCAGAAAAAAGGTCGAACAGTACGGAGTAAAAATAAAATTTATAATTATGTTTTCAAAATTTGCCTATTCTATATTTGAACAAAGTATCAAGGATTATCATGTTCACGATAACGTAGACCAACCCGTTAACAATCCTTATCCAAAAGATAAGATTGAGCATTTATTGTATTTTAAAAATTGGATTGACACTGTTCAGTGGCATTTTGAAGATATTATTCGCGACCCTAATATTGATCCGGTTGCGGCTTTGGTTTTGAAAAGAAGAATTGATGCATCCAACCAGGAACGTACGGATATGGTAGAATATATCGACAGTTATTTTCTTCAGAAATACCACAATGTTAAGGTAAAAGATAACGCAAAAATAAACTCTGAAAGTCCAGCCTGGACGATTGACAGATTGTCAATTTTGGCATTAAAAATTTATCATATGAGTGAAGAAGCCAATCGTGCCGAAGCTTCACAAGAACACAGAGATAAATGTCAGGCGAAATTAAATGTGTTATTAGAGCAAAAATCAGATTTGTCAACGGCCATTGATGATTTGATTACCGATATTGAAAACGGAGATAAATTCATGAAAGTGTACAAACAAATGAAAATGTACAACGATGATGATTTGAATCCGGTTTTGTACCAAAACAAAAAATAAAAGCGACAACTTTTGTCAAACCCAATCCAACATATAGCTGTCATTCGAATGTCTGCCATGGGCGATGTTGCGATGACAGTTCCTGTTATAAGAGCTTTTGTTTCTCAAAATCCAGACGTAAAAATTACGGTTGTTTCCCGACCATTTTTCAAACCTTTTTTTGATGGAATTGAGAATGTGAATTTCTTCGCCGTTGATGTAAAAGAAAGACACAAAGGGTTGAAGGGGCTATTGAAATTATATTCCGATTTAAAGCAATTGAACATTGATGCTGTCGCCGATTTGCATAATGTTTTGCGTTCCCAAATAATCCGAACTTTATTCGCGTTAAGCGGAAAAAAAGTAGCGTTTACAGATAAAGGAAGAGCCGAAAAAAGAGCATTAACCCGTGCCGAAAACAAAGTCTTCAAGCCGATTAAAACCATGGTTGAAAGGCATGTTGAGACTTTTAAAAAACTAGGTTTCAACGTTGATTTGTCAAATCCAAAGTTTCCACAAAAAGCGAATTTGTCAAATGAAATTTTAAAAGTTTCAGGCGAAAAAGCAACTCAAAAATGGATAGGCATCGCGCCATTTGCACAATACGACAGCAAAGTATATCCGCAGGATTTGATACAACAAGTCATCGATGAATTGGCATCAGATGCAAACAATAAAATCTTTCTTTTTGGTGGCGGAAACAAAGAAATTGAAATACTGAATTCCTTAGCTAACGGAAAAGTAAATGTGATAAATGTTGCAGGAAAGTTAAAGCTTCCACAAGAATTAGATTTGATTTCCAGCTTAGACGTAATGCTTTCTATGGATTCCGGAAACTCGCACATTGCTGCTATGCTAGGGACAAAAGTAATTACACTTTGGGGCGCCACACATCCTTTTGCCGGGTTTGCACCATTTAATCAACCACTTGAAAATTGTTTGGTTTCTGACAGAGAAAAGTTTCCACTATTGCCAACTTCAGTTTACGGAAATAAAAAAGTGGAAGGTTATGAAGAAGCAATGCGAACGATTCCCGTTGAAAAAGTCATAGAAAAAGTTTTATCAACCTGAATTTATTATTAAGGGACAGGGTTATCCGGCGGAGTAACGCCTTCGACATCCCAGAAATCGTCTACCTTTTTGCAGGGTTTCATTTTGAAAGACACATCCCTGAACATCCCAAGAATTTTTTTTATGTTGCGTGACGGAATAGAATAGTTTGCCTCATAAAACCTTACTGCATCTGACACTACTATGAATGTGCCGCTATCAGGGCGCAATTCAAATTTTGGAATACTCTTTTCTAACTTAAGACTTATGATTAGTTTTTTTAATTCCTCATTTTCCTGTTTTGACAGTGGAGCGTAGTAATATATTGTCGAATCCTGAAATCGGTTTTCGTAGAAAATGGTATCGTTAAACGTACTTTTTGCCGAACAGATAATACCGTTCTCGTCTGAAGATATAATAAACCGTTCCTTAGCTTTTGTACAGCCTGTAAGAAGTAATCCGGATATAAATAACAGCGACAATAGGGCAATCCCCTTTTGGTTTTTAAACATCATCATAATCCACATAAATTTCTGCGGAAGTTGGATGTGCCTGACATGTTAAAATCAATCCTTCGGCAATTTCGCCATCAGTTAAAATCGAATTCTTTTTCATTTCGGCAGTACCATTTGTAATTCGCGCCAAGCAGGAACTACAAATTCCACCCTGACAAGAATACGGAGCGTCAAGCCCTTGTTTTAAGGCAGCTTCGAGAACCGTTTGTTTTTGAGACATTTCAAAAGTGGTTTCTTCGTCGTCAACCATTATGGTAATTTTGGTGTGACCGGTATGACTTTCGGCAGCCGGATTTTCATTAGCAGATGAAGTCGAAAACAATTCGAATTTGATGTTTTTTTCGGCAACATTATGCTCCTTTAAAACATCAGAAACCAGATTAATCATGGCTTCCGGACCACATAAATAGAATTTATCAAACTCCTTTTCTTTGTGTTTATTGTTCAAAATAAAATTCACAGTTGATTTGTCAATTCGGCCAAAAAGTTCGCCTTCAGTTTTAGCCCGACTAAAAACATAATGCACAAAAAAGCGCCCAACATATTTTAGCTGTAATTCATGTAATTCGTTGAGGAAAATAGTTTCATCCGAAGTTTTGTTTCCGTAAACCAAAACAAAAGTGCTTTTTGGTTCGCTTTCTAAAACCGATTTCAGAATTGACATAACCGGCGTAATTCCGCTGCCTGCAACAAATCCGGCATAGTTTTTCAAGTTAGAAAATGAAGGTTCAAAAGTAAACTTTCCTTCCGGTTGACCAACTTCTAAGATGTCTCCAACTTTTAAATTATCATTCGCAAATTTTGAAAAATGACCTTCTTTAACAGATTTTATCGCGATGCGCAATTCACCGCTATTAGGCGAAGAACAAACCGAATACGCACGACGAATTTCCTGTCCGTCTAAAGTTAATTTTAGATTTACGTATTGACCGGCTGTAAATTTGTAAGCAGATTTTAATTCGGCAGGAATATTAAAAGCAACAGAAATGGCATTGGCGGTTTCGTGTTTTACTTCTTTGATCTGTAATTTATAAAATGAAGACATGAAAAATAATTTTTGCAAAGGTAAGAAATAGCAACGATTTGAAAAGGAAAGAAACTTTGAAAGTATGTAACAAATATTTACTTTTAAGAACTAATTTCAAAAACCTAAACAACTAACCATGTTCAAACACTTCATTTCCCTCGAATGGAAAGCTTTTTCCCGTTCGGCTTCTTTTGGAGCCAACATTGCATTTAAAATCATAATGGGTTTTGTTGCGTTAATAATAATACTTGAGTTTTCGTTATTAGGATTTTTTGGCTATAAGATTCTTAAAGAATTTAATTTAGAACCATTAGAAACGGTCAATAAATTTTTGATTTATTATTTGGTTGGCGATTTGGTAATTCGCTATTTTCTTCAAAAAATGCCGGTTACCAATATAAAGCCATTGTTGAATTTACCGATAACCAGGAATGTGATTGTGCATTTTTCTTTAGGAAAAACCGCCATTTCATTTTTTAATGTGATGCATGCTTTTTTCTTTATTCCGTTTACTATTGCATTGTTGACTAAAGGTCATGGATTTCAGTCAGTTTTGTGGAGTTTGGCAATGATGGGAATGATTTATTCTAATAATTTTATTAATATCCTGATTAATAATAAGAATATTGTTTTCTACCCATTATTAGCCATAGTTGGGATTTTAGGAGTTGCACAATATTATCGCTTTTTTGATGTGACGAATTATACGCAGCCATTTTTCCAGGCAATGTATACAACGAATTATATGTTTTTAATTCCGATACTTTTAGCCATTGTTACCTATTATTTTTCATTTGATTATTTCAAAAAGAATCTAAATCTGGATACAGGCTTGGCGAAAAAAAGCGATGAGGCCAAAACCGAAAACTTTAGTTGGTTAAACCAATTTGGTACTTTGGGAACATTTCTAAAAAATGACATTAAACTT is part of the Flavobacterium sangjuense genome and harbors:
- a CDS encoding glycosyltransferase family 4 protein; this translates as MKEILIISNYYPPEKGAAANRIEQLALKLNQNNYKVSVICPLGNYPKGALFPEYRGKFSVTENRDGITVKRLWIYPSVSKNLLVRIISVLSFSVTLFFYLLFKKIPKKVVIQSPPLLLSFISVFVLSLKNKKIILNISDLWPLAAIELGALKKGSLSHKFSLFFERYIYKKATLILGQSNEIITHVHTLFPDKKCFLYRNFPDHSISEMELKTEENQPIKIFYAGLLGIAQGVFELCQKIDLKGLNVEFHIFGDGAEKTQIEGLISSQKEQQLFFHGMLDRKELHNKLKSFDIAIVPLKTRIYGSVPSKIFEYGSLGFPILYFGGGEGETIVNENNLGWVASVGNYDDLNEKLKAISRVKKSELDVMKKQIFDESLKVFDLDNQMKILIEKEVF
- the wecB gene encoding non-hydrolyzing UDP-N-acetylglucosamine 2-epimerase: MKITIVAGARPNFIKIAPIIKAIEKKQNEGAKLSYRLVHTGQHYDKNLSDTFFEELNIPHPNANLEVKSGSQSVQTAAIMIAFEEELLQNPCDLVLVVGDVNSTMACAIVAKKLNIKVTHVEAGIRSGDMTMPEEINRIVTDSITDYFFTTSTWAGENLLKYGAEPSAIHFVGNVMIDTLYQNLDRISAPSFWNKFDLEAGNYIVLTLHRPANVDEEKSLVNLLAGIDKMVGDKKIIFPIHPRTKAILGEQNLNLKNILFVEPQGYLNFMYLIKNSFAVITDSGGISEETTVLGIPCFTMRNNTERPETQNIGTNTLVGTSIENLKKVFGEFLANGPRKAGIPELWDGKASERIIAVLLTK
- a CDS encoding phenylacetate--CoA ligase family protein, yielding MFNFFNFSLLLNGFPMKEASVELEKILAVSEIEYENYVNQKKAAIVEYHLKHNKSYQDFVGKSSFDNWNELPIMTKKEFQKPLSERLSEGYTPSTVYVNKTSGSSGDPFIFAKDKFCHALTWSNIIYRFGWFGIDFNSSLQARFYGIPLDFIGNKKERIKDLLSHRYRFTIFDLSDVVLEKVLTKFQNKKFDYINGYTSSIVLFAKFLQKKNIVLTSVCPTLKCCIVTSEMLFDDDKILLEKQFGVPVVNEYGASELDLIAFQNPEGEWQVNSETIFVEILDEENNVLPNGKEGRIVITSLYNKAHPFIRYDIGDVGILDEKSTSKKPILKKLIGRTNDIAVLPSGKKSPGLTFYYVTKSIIEDDGNVKEFVIKQTKIDTFDIEYVSELELTEAQIQQIEKAITTYLESGLTFSFNRKEKLERSKSGKLKQFVSLIK
- a CDS encoding T9SS type A sorting domain-containing protein gives rise to the protein MKKLLLFSLLVFAFTSNAQVSWTTQNTNFPVDGSYTGDIAVVDANIAWALVQRVTATNHQTFSKTINGGTNWTTGSIGVGNTTGLGIGNITAVDASTAWVSTFPTGSTSAQQGVYKTIDGGTTWTRQTTAAFSSSPSLSFCNFVYFFDANNGVCMGDKRGGYFEIYTTTNGGTNWTRTPSANIAASATDYGYTGKYYANGNTVWFGTDGGELMRSTDKGLNWTKITTPIPDFGGGTDTTSIAEFAFSDNNNGFILKETYDGLPTPTFLETELFRTADGGATWTPVTFGTGIFHGALAFAGPGMLVTGGSSDGNFGSSYSLNNGLTWTAIDGLSHTCLALKSDTLGWGGGFATTGVGGAFKFNNTLGTPSFNAAKFKVFPNPAISTVTIAAENADSYNLSVTDVTGKIVMTKSLNGIENTLDISSLSTGAYFFELSSDNTKDVIKILKN
- the purD gene encoding phosphoribosylamine--glycine ligase, with product MVILLLGSGGREHALAFKMLQSPICSTLFVAPGNAGTASIATNVSINPNDFNAIKSFSIQEKVDMVVVGPEDPLVLGIYDFFKNDSELNHIPVIGPSKLGAQLEGSKEFAKEFLVKHKIPTAAYDSFTAATVEKGCKFLETLQPPYVLKADGLAAGKGVLILNDLEEAKTELRNMLVHAKFGNASAKVVIEEFLDGIELSCFVLTDGKSYKVLPTAKDYKRIGEGDTGLNTGGMGAISPVPFADAVLLEKIETRIVKPTVEGLQKDGIEYKGFVFIGLIIVKGEPIVIEYNVRMGDPETEVVIPRIKSDLVELFQAVANEKLNEVSLEIDERSATTVMVVSGGYPEDYDRGFEISGIENIQDSLVFHAGTKLENGKVVTNGGRVIAITSFGNDFKEAIKKSYQNIDKLNFDKMYFRKDIGFDLL
- a CDS encoding DUF6341 family protein; translation: MRAFFEGIQSLFVDFLFKPLDFLRSLELSNWWLANIVSWTLIIVCAYYTVYWCQELAKHRANNEEDQDTTAHSFLK
- a CDS encoding DUF6427 family protein → MITSVFKKSTLLNNALVVVLLLLFFFMYQSSDLLSTISSHGFSKTATLVLLLLTSFFLVNFTVKKNNLTKNSSYTILFFLLFLLIFPSIFNNSNLLFANFFLLMAVRRLISLQTLKAPKEKIFDASMWIFIASLFHFWCILFIILVYISIFFHVSRDFRNWLLPFVAFFATAVIFMVSALAFDKTWITHIITQTQTNFELDYFTNNYQNIALSFFVVIALYFLFSLIFSLTNKPLILQASYKKMIFGFLIGVTIFLISPDKNNEMLIFTFMPLSVMCTTNIEYSQSKMYQEIVLLLLILGCSFSYFSQL
- the upp gene encoding uracil phosphoribosyltransferase, translated to MHIHNISENSSILNHFLAQIRDVNIQKDSMRFRKNIERIGEIMAYELSKTLEYKAIDVQTPLGIKHTTTIADHVVLCSILRAGLALHTGFMNIFDNAENGFVSAYRHHYDNDDKFDILVEYQAAPSFENKNLILIDPMLATGQSIVAVLHKLHLEQKPKEIHIAVVIAAPEGIAYLQKNLPDNCHLWIAAIDEKLNEKNYIVPGLGDAGDLAYGSKL
- a CDS encoding DUF4254 domain-containing protein, with the protein product MFSKFAYSIFEQSIKDYHVHDNVDQPVNNPYPKDKIEHLLYFKNWIDTVQWHFEDIIRDPNIDPVAALVLKRRIDASNQERTDMVEYIDSYFLQKYHNVKVKDNAKINSESPAWTIDRLSILALKIYHMSEEANRAEASQEHRDKCQAKLNVLLEQKSDLSTAIDDLITDIENGDKFMKVYKQMKMYNDDDLNPVLYQNKK
- a CDS encoding glycosyltransferase family 9 protein, which codes for MGDVAMTVPVIRAFVSQNPDVKITVVSRPFFKPFFDGIENVNFFAVDVKERHKGLKGLLKLYSDLKQLNIDAVADLHNVLRSQIIRTLFALSGKKVAFTDKGRAEKRALTRAENKVFKPIKTMVERHVETFKKLGFNVDLSNPKFPQKANLSNEILKVSGEKATQKWIGIAPFAQYDSKVYPQDLIQQVIDELASDANNKIFLFGGGNKEIEILNSLANGKVNVINVAGKLKLPQELDLISSLDVMLSMDSGNSHIAAMLGTKVITLWGATHPFAGFAPFNQPLENCLVSDREKFPLLPTSVYGNKKVEGYEEAMRTIPVEKVIEKVLST